A section of the Roseivirga sp. BDSF3-8 genome encodes:
- a CDS encoding DUF547 domain-containing protein translates to MLLVFSCSSANPEGNNTVAPGHGQFTQLLREYVDGEGLVNYQGLLSDSIRLNDYLLQLESAPPSPDWSREEKLAYWLNAYNAYTLQLILRNYPVKSIKDITKGPNIPYINSPWDIKFIRIGSEELDLNNIEHGIIRKEFDEPRIHFALVCAAMSCPPLRREAYTADELEEQLQDQAQVFLSNDSKNRLEGGTLYISKIFDWYKKDFKPEGVAGYIHQVMPEEADEDAEVAYLDYNWSLNEQK, encoded by the coding sequence ATGCTGCTCGTATTTAGCTGTAGTTCCGCCAACCCGGAGGGAAACAACACAGTGGCACCAGGTCACGGTCAGTTCACTCAGTTATTACGTGAGTATGTAGATGGGGAGGGGTTAGTGAACTATCAGGGCTTGTTGTCTGATAGCATCAGGCTTAATGACTACCTCCTGCAACTGGAATCCGCACCACCCTCTCCGGACTGGTCGCGGGAAGAAAAGCTGGCTTATTGGCTTAATGCGTATAATGCCTATACTCTGCAGTTGATACTTAGAAATTATCCTGTGAAGAGTATCAAGGACATCACTAAGGGGCCAAATATTCCCTATATCAACTCTCCCTGGGATATTAAATTCATTAGGATAGGTAGCGAAGAGCTAGACCTGAATAATATCGAACATGGGATCATCCGGAAGGAGTTTGATGAGCCACGCATTCATTTTGCATTGGTTTGTGCAGCCATGTCCTGCCCGCCTTTAAGAAGAGAAGCTTATACAGCAGATGAACTGGAGGAGCAACTGCAAGATCAGGCACAGGTATTTTTATCTAATGATAGCAAAAACAGGCTGGAAGGAGGGACCCTTTACATATCAAAGATTTTTGACTGGTACAAAAAGGACTTTAAGCCGGAGGGTGTCGCCGGATACATCCATCAGGTGATGCCTGAAGAGGCAGATGAAGATGCAGAGGTGGCGTATCTGGACTACAACTGGTCTTTGAATGAGCAGAAATAA